A stretch of the Meles meles chromosome 19, mMelMel3.1 paternal haplotype, whole genome shotgun sequence genome encodes the following:
- the CXCL17 gene encoding C-X-C motif chemokine 17, which yields MKILIPFLLLLLPLMLMPVVSSSPNPGVARGHRDDRQAPRMGLHKGSQECDCKDWFLRAPKRKLMAMSEMPKKQCPCDQFKGGVKKTRHQRHHRKPNKHWRACQEFLKQCQLASFALPL from the exons ATGAAAATTCTAAtccctttcctccttctgttGCTGCCACTAATGCTGATGCCTGTGGTCTCTAGCAGCCCAAATCCAG GGGTCGCCAGAGGCCATCGGGACGATCGCCAGGCTCCTAGGATGGGGCTCCACAAAGGCAGCCAAGAATGTGATTGCAAAG ACTGGTTCCTGAGAGCCCCTAAAAGAAAACTTATGGCAATGTCTGAGATGCCAAAGAAGCAGTGTCCCTGTGATCAGTTCAAGGGCGGTGTGAAGAAAACCA GGCACCAAAGGCACCACAGGAAGCCAAACAAGCATTGGAGAGCCTGCCAGGAATTTCTCAAACAATGTCAGCTAGCAAGCTTTGCACTGCCTTTATAG